The following proteins are encoded in a genomic region of Nocardioides renjunii:
- the cobT gene encoding nicotinate-nucleotide--dimethylbenzimidazole phosphoribosyltransferase yields MDQNQSHDQSPHPRPVPPPSPEVAARARERLAGLATPAGALGRVGEVGAWLAAVQGEVPPRPLTDVRLVVFAGDHGVAAHGVSAYPPAVTEAMVRTIVAGRAGVSALAREHGVTVTVLDIAVDADLADLPAEVGARKVRRGSGPIHLTDALTRAEAEQSLALGAEVARELVDDGAEVLMTGDLGIGNTTPAAALVAAVLGLPADEVTGRGTGVDDAGWARKRDVVAQALTRVGGRAADPVELLTALGSADLAATTGFLVEASTAGVPVVLDGLMSVACAVVAEAIAPGASAWWVAGHRSTEPAQAHALKSLGLEPLLDLGMRLGEGSGAVAALPVLRSGIAVLRDVALLSDIMP; encoded by the coding sequence ATGGACCAGAACCAGAGCCACGACCAGAGCCCGCACCCGCGCCCCGTCCCCCCGCCCTCCCCCGAGGTCGCCGCCCGGGCGCGCGAGCGCCTCGCCGGGCTGGCGACACCCGCGGGCGCGCTGGGGCGCGTCGGCGAGGTGGGCGCCTGGCTGGCCGCCGTCCAGGGCGAGGTGCCCCCGCGACCGCTGACCGACGTGCGGCTGGTCGTCTTCGCCGGCGACCACGGCGTCGCGGCGCACGGCGTCTCGGCCTACCCGCCGGCGGTCACCGAGGCGATGGTGCGCACGATCGTCGCCGGCCGGGCCGGGGTGTCCGCCCTGGCCCGCGAGCACGGCGTGACGGTGACCGTGCTCGACATCGCCGTCGACGCCGACCTGGCGGACCTTCCGGCCGAGGTGGGGGCCCGCAAGGTGCGCCGCGGCTCGGGGCCGATCCACCTGACCGACGCCCTCACCCGCGCGGAGGCCGAGCAGTCCCTGGCGCTCGGCGCGGAGGTCGCACGCGAGCTGGTCGACGACGGTGCCGAGGTGCTGATGACCGGCGACCTGGGGATCGGCAACACCACCCCCGCCGCGGCCCTCGTCGCGGCCGTGCTCGGCCTGCCCGCCGACGAGGTCACCGGGCGCGGGACCGGCGTCGACGACGCCGGCTGGGCGCGCAAGCGCGACGTGGTCGCCCAGGCGCTGACCCGCGTGGGCGGTCGCGCCGCCGACCCGGTCGAGCTGCTCACCGCGCTGGGCAGCGCCGACCTCGCCGCCACCACGGGCTTCCTGGTCGAGGCCTCGACCGCCGGGGTCCCGGTCGTCCTCGACGGGCTGATGTCCGTGGCGTGCGCCGTCGTGGCCGAGGCCATCGCCCCGGGCGCGTCGGCCTGGTGGGTGGCGGGTCACCGCTCCACCGAGCCCGCCCAGGCGCACGCGCTCAAGTCGCTCGGCCTCGAGCCGCTCCTCGACCTCGGCATGCGCCTCGGCGAGGGGTCCGGGGCCGTGGCCGCGCTGCCCGTCCTGCGGTCGGGGATCGCGGTCCTGCGCGACGTGGCGCTGCTGTCCGACATCATGCCGTGA
- a CDS encoding adenosylcobinamide-GDP ribazoletransferase: MTVRDAWLLATGTLTAVRVPPPTTVDRTVAGLAMVLAPLAVVPLGLAAALVVLVGGAVGLPPLATAYAVLLTLALGTRALHWDGLADTADGLTASYSPERSLEVMRTGPVGPAGVVAVVLVAGLQAAGLSAVVGDEHGWWVVGLLVCASRACLVLACVRGVPAARAGGLGSTYIGAVPVLGATAVLVVAAGAVALAGHGLGSPWPALAGLLAMVAVVGALLLRCVRRLGGVTGDVLGAAVEASLAVLALAAATT, translated from the coding sequence GTGACCGTCCGCGACGCCTGGCTGCTGGCCACCGGCACCCTGACGGCGGTGCGGGTGCCGCCGCCCACCACGGTCGACCGGACCGTCGCCGGGCTGGCGATGGTCCTCGCGCCGCTCGCCGTCGTGCCCCTCGGCCTGGCCGCGGCGCTCGTGGTGCTCGTCGGCGGCGCGGTCGGGCTGCCGCCGCTCGCGACGGCGTACGCCGTGCTGCTGACCCTGGCGCTCGGCACCCGGGCGCTGCACTGGGACGGCCTCGCGGACACCGCCGACGGCCTCACCGCCTCCTACTCCCCCGAGCGGTCGCTCGAGGTGATGCGCACCGGGCCGGTCGGACCGGCCGGCGTCGTGGCGGTCGTCCTCGTGGCCGGGCTGCAGGCGGCCGGGCTCAGCGCTGTGGTCGGCGACGAGCACGGCTGGTGGGTCGTCGGCCTCCTCGTCTGCGCGTCCCGCGCGTGCCTCGTCCTGGCCTGCGTCCGTGGCGTGCCGGCAGCGCGGGCCGGCGGCCTGGGCTCGACCTACATCGGCGCCGTGCCGGTGCTCGGCGCCACCGCCGTCCTGGTGGTGGCCGCCGGGGCCGTGGCGCTCGCCGGCCACGGCCTCGGCTCGCCCTGGCCCGCGCTGGCAGGGCTCCTCGCCATGGTGGCGGTGGTGGGCGCCCTCCTGCTGCGGTGCGTACGACGCCTCGGCGGGGTCACCGGCGACGTGCTCGGGGCGGCCGTCGAGGCCTCCCTCGCCGTGCTGGCGCTCGCCGCGGCCACGACCTGA
- a CDS encoding SDR family NAD(P)-dependent oxidoreductase, with translation MTDSADTAPTTSPNAALEGRPLAVVTGASSGIGLELARQFLENGFDLVVSAEDDELAAAAATLRAEGEGSVEPVRVDLRRAEGVEELYAAIRRDGRPLAAIALNAGVGQGGAFVDNDLDDELSIIDLNITSTVRLAKLVLRDMVAADAGRVLVTSSIASTMPGSFQAVYNASKSFLQSFTEALQNELKDTNVTLTSLMPGPTETEFFERADMAEDTKVGTSKKDDPAQVARQGFEALMAGKDRVVGGGVATKAQEAAAKVLPDKLKAAMHRQMAEPGSGD, from the coding sequence ATGACCGACTCAGCTGACACCGCACCGACCACCTCGCCGAACGCCGCGCTCGAGGGCCGCCCGCTCGCCGTCGTCACCGGCGCGTCGAGCGGCATCGGCCTCGAGCTCGCCCGCCAGTTCCTCGAGAACGGCTTCGACCTCGTCGTCTCCGCGGAGGACGACGAGCTCGCCGCCGCGGCGGCGACCCTGCGTGCCGAGGGCGAGGGCAGCGTCGAGCCCGTCCGCGTCGACCTCCGCCGGGCGGAGGGGGTCGAGGAGCTCTACGCCGCCATCCGGCGCGACGGCCGACCCCTCGCGGCGATCGCCCTCAACGCCGGCGTCGGGCAGGGCGGGGCGTTCGTCGACAACGACCTCGACGACGAGCTCTCCATCATCGACCTCAACATCACCTCGACCGTCCGGCTCGCCAAGCTGGTGCTGCGCGACATGGTCGCCGCCGACGCGGGTCGGGTGCTGGTGACGTCGTCGATCGCCTCGACGATGCCCGGCTCCTTCCAGGCGGTCTACAACGCCTCCAAGTCGTTCCTGCAGTCCTTCACCGAGGCCCTGCAGAACGAGCTCAAGGACACCAACGTGACCCTGACGTCGCTGATGCCCGGCCCCACGGAGACCGAGTTCTTCGAGCGGGCCGACATGGCCGAGGACACCAAGGTCGGCACCTCGAAGAAGGACGACCCCGCGCAGGTGGCACGTCAGGGCTTCGAGGCGCTCATGGCCGGCAAGGACCGCGTGGTCGGCGGCGGCGTCGCGACCAAGGCTCAGGAGGCGGCGGCGAAGGTGTTGCCCGACAAGCTCAAGGCGGCGATGCACCGCCAGATGGCCGAGCCCGGCTCGGGCGACTGA
- a CDS encoding 2'-5' RNA ligase family protein, with the protein MTGHSVLQLPVPALEPWVRARTAHYDVGFVSADPRFSHAHITALAPFRHAPTPDDLATVAVVASTTAPMAVRLADLAQFPNGIIHLRPDPDAGLRELTARLVAAFPDCPPYGGEYGEDVRPHLTVDAASTHVDLASTAALLSDVVPVTVVLDRLQLAWWESGRCHVAHEWRLGAA; encoded by the coding sequence GTGACCGGCCACTCCGTGCTGCAGCTGCCGGTGCCGGCGCTGGAGCCGTGGGTGCGCGCCCGCACCGCCCACTACGACGTGGGCTTCGTCTCGGCCGACCCCCGGTTCTCCCACGCGCACATCACCGCGCTGGCGCCCTTCCGGCACGCGCCGACGCCGGACGACCTCGCCACGGTCGCGGTCGTCGCCTCCACGACCGCGCCGATGGCCGTGCGACTGGCCGACCTGGCGCAGTTCCCCAACGGGATCATCCACCTGCGGCCGGACCCCGACGCGGGCCTGCGGGAGCTGACCGCGCGGCTGGTGGCCGCCTTCCCCGACTGCCCGCCGTACGGCGGTGAGTACGGCGAGGACGTGCGGCCGCACCTGACCGTCGACGCCGCGTCGACCCACGTCGACCTCGCCTCGACCGCCGCGCTGCTCAGCGACGTCGTACCGGTCACGGTCGTCCTCGACCGGCTGCAGCTCGCCTGGTGGGAGTCGGGGCGCTGCCACGTCGCGCACGAGTGGCGGCTGGGCGCGGCCTGA